A DNA window from Arachis hypogaea cultivar Tifrunner chromosome 18, arahy.Tifrunner.gnm2.J5K5, whole genome shotgun sequence contains the following coding sequences:
- the LOC140181345 gene encoding uncharacterized protein yields the protein MGATPFHRSILEVRLPKHFDKPTDMRYDGTQDSQEHLTAFEARMNLEEWETSLPQGSVARFSDISHAFLAQFTTRIAKAKHPINLLRVTQRSSELTRKYLDRFNNECLEIDGLTDSVASLCLTNGLLNEDFRKHLTTKPVWTMQEIQSVAREYINDEEVSQVVAANKRQPSSLPKIAEKGILSKPRPLKDRTGRNKSLYCYYHKGYRHKTHDCFDLKDALEQAIRDRKLAEFSHLIREPRRRDRDREGEDKTRAARRRHEPEDKEHDLTIVNVVTARDAPPRSRLAHKKDAKVLAVSSSSVRSSKRLPPISFGPEDQ from the exons ATGGGCGCAACCCCATTTCATCGTTCCATCCTCGAAGTCCGGCTGCCAAAGCActttgacaagccaacggacatgaggtacgacggaACCCAAGACTCGCAGGAGCACcttacggccttcgaggccaggatgaacctggaggAGTGGGAGACGAG CCTCCCGCAGGGCTCGGTGGCCAGGTTCTCGGATATTAGCCACGCCTTCCTAGCCCAATTTACTACCAGAATCGCAAAGGCAAAGCACCCGATCAATCTGCTCAGGGTGACGCAGAGGTCCAGCGAACTGACCAGGAAATATCTAGACCGGTTCAACAACGAGTGTTTAGAAATTGACGGGCTGACTGATTCAGTTGCTAGCCTATGCCTGACGAATGGACTTCTAAACGAAGACTTCAGAAAGCACCTCACTACGAAGCCAGTgtggacaatgcaggagatccaaAGTGTAGCCAGGGAATACATTAACGATgaagaagtcagccaggtcgtGGCTGCCAACAAACGACAGCCCTC AAGTTTACCAAAGATAGCAGAGAAGGGAATTTTGTCGAAGCCCCGACCTCTGAAGGACCGGACCGGGAGAAACAAGAGCCTCTATTGTTATTATCACAAAGGCTATAGACACAAGACACACGATTGCTTCGACCTGAAAGATGCGCTGGAACAAGCGATCCGGGACAGGAAACTAGCCGAATTCTCCCATCTCATCAGGGAGCCAAGGAGGCGAGATCGCGACCGCGAGGGAGAGGACAAGACCCGTGCAGCAAGGCGACGTCACGAGCCAGAGGACAAGGAACACGACCTTACCATAGTGAACGTGGTAACGGCAAGAGATGCACCCCCAAGGTCGAGGTTGGCACACAAGAAAGACGCCAAGGTCCTGGCGGTTTCCTCATCCTCTGTGCGAAGCTCCAAAAGGCTCCCACCCATCTCATTCGGTCCAGAGGACCAATGA
- the LOC140181346 gene encoding uncharacterized protein has translation MVITARVGTGLIKRILVDTGDDSNIMFRNVFDALGLRDADLKTHQHGMVGLGDHFIKPDGIISLPISVGTGQGRRSVMAEFVVLRNSTAYNVILGRKTINDLRAVISTKMLIMKFIADDGSVGSIKGDLETAVACDNASLSLRKKSKEASGVFLADLDARVSDKPRPEPEGNLERFKVGDTEEKFTYVNRNLPHDLKGPLMEMIRANDDLFAWTLADMPGIDPQLMSHHLAVMAEARPVAQRRRKMSQERAEEVARQTTGLLEAGFIRELDYSTWLSNEISMHRPDEEKTAFITPGGIYCYKVMPFGLKNAGATYQRLMNKIFRDLIGKMVEVYIDDILAKTTRPEDLISDLGNVFDSLRQHDMRLNLLKCAFAMEAGNFLGFMITQRGVEANPEKCQSILQMKSPRCVKDVQRLSGRLTALSCFLGTSAARALPFFNLMKKGIVFEWTQASEEAFKHLKEILATPPVLGKPKAGEPLYLYLSITEEALAAVLVREEGKVQQPIYFVSRALQGAELRYSKLEKLALALLTSSRRLR, from the exons atggtcatcacggccagagtgggaaccggcCTCATCAAGCGGATCCTTGTGGACACCGGGGATGACTCGAATATCATGTTTCGCAACGTGTTTGACGCCTTGGGCCTACGGGATGCCGATTTAAAGACGCACCAGCACGGTATGGTAGGTttgggcgaccacttcatcaagccagacGGGATAATCTCCCTACCAATATCTGTAGGAACAGGACAGGGACGTAGGTCGGTAATGGCCGAGTTCGTGGTTCTACGAAACTCTACGGCCTATAACGTCATCCTAGGGAGGAAGACTATCAACGACCTCAGAGCAGTGATCAGCACAAAGATGTTGATAATGAAGTTCATAGCTGACGATGGATCCGTGGGATCCATAAAAGGAGActtggaaacggcagtcgcttgcgacaatGCCAGCCTCTCCTTAAGGAAGAAATCTAAAGAGGCATCGGGGGTGTTCCTTGCTGACTTGGACGCCAGAGTCAGCGACAAGCCGAGACCCGAACCAGAAGGGAACTTAGAGAGGTTCAAAGTCGGGGACACTGAGGAGAAGTTCACCTACGTAAACAGAAACCTCCCACATGACCTAAAGGGACCTCTAATGGAAATGATCAGGGCTAACGACGACCTATTTGCATGGACGCTAGCCGACATGCCGGGGATAGACCCCCAACTCATGTCACATCACTTGGCCGTGATGGCCGAGGCCAGACCGGTAGCTCAAAGGAGAAGGAAAATGTCGCAAGAGCgagcagaggaggtggccagaCAGACGACTGGCCTCCTCGAAGCAGGATTTATTCGGGAACTCGACTACTCGACGTGGCTGTCGAATGAA ATATCGATGCACCGGCCTGacgaagagaaaacagcattcataaCGCCGGGAGGGATATATTGCTACAAGGTAATGCCGTTCGGCCTGAAGAACGCTGGGGCAAcgtaccagaggctaatgaacaagatATTTAGAGATCTCATAGGCAAAATGGTGGAGGTATATATAGATGATATCCTCGCAAAGACCACCCGACCTGAGGACCTCATAAGCGACCTGGGAAATGTGTTCGACTCCCTCCGACAACATGACATGAGGCTCAACCTACTCAAATGCGCCTTTGCCATGGAAGCAGGAAATTTCCTAgggttcatgataacccaaaggggGGTCGAGGCTAACCCGGAAAAGTGCCAATCAATACTCCAAATGAAGAGTCCGAGATGTGTCAAGGATGTTCAGAGGCTCTCAGGTAGACTCACGGCCTTATCCTGTTTCCTTGGAACGTCGGCTGCTAGGGCGCTGCCATTTTTTAACCTTATGAAAAAAGGGATAGTGTTTGAATGGACCCAAGCGTCTGAGGAAGCATTTAAGCATTTGAAAGAGATCCTCGCAACACCACCCGTGCTCGGGAAGCCTAAAGCCGGGGAACCGCTCTACCTGTACCTGTCCATAACAGAGGAAGCGCTGGCGGCAGTTTTGGTACGGGAAGAAGGGAAGGTTCAACAACCAATTTACTTCGTGAGTAGAGCACTGCAAGGAGCAGAACTGAGATACAGCAAATTGGAGAAGCTGGCTCTGGCGCTGCTAACCTCTTCCCGAAGACTACGATAA
- the LOC140181347 gene encoding uncharacterized protein: MGETPFCLTYGVDAMIPVEIGEPSPRLLLKGVEEAVEKDLADEAREMAHLSEIALKQRIALRYNTKVLKREFEQNDLVLRCNDIGLPTQGEGKLVANWEGPYRVKEVIGKGAYKLEKLDGKEVLRTWNAGNLRRFYS; this comes from the coding sequence ATGGGAGAAACCCCTTTCTGCCTGACGTACGGGGTGGACGCTATGATACCTGTAGAGATTGGCGAACCAAGCCCACGACTACTCctgaagggagtagaagaagcgGTGGAAAAGGACCTAGCAGACGAGGCCAGGGAGATGGCCCATTTGTCAGAAATAGCACTAAAGCAAAGAATTGCCCtgcgctacaacaccaaagtgctcaaGAGAGAATTTGAACAAAACGACCTCGTCCTGCGGTGCAACGATATCGGGCTACCGACCCAAGGGGAAGGTAAACTAGtggcaaactgggaaggcccctacagagtcAAAGAGGTGATTGGCAAGGGCGCCTACAAATTAGAGAAGCTTGATGGCAAGGAAGTCCTGAGAACTTGGAACGCAGGTAACTTGAGAAGATTTTACTCCTAG